The following proteins are co-located in the Phocoena phocoena chromosome 1, mPhoPho1.1, whole genome shotgun sequence genome:
- the NMNAT1 gene encoding nicotinamide/nicotinic acid mononucleotide adenylyltransferase 1 has protein sequence MENSEKTEVVLLACGSFNPITNMHLRLFELAKDYMNGTGKYEVIKGIISPVGDAYKKKGLISAHHRVIMAELATKNSKWLEVDTWESLQQDWIETATVLRHHQEKLEASSCDQQQDSPVLERPGRKRKWAEQRQDFSQKKSLEQTKTKGVPKVKLLCGADLLESFGVPNLWKGEDIAKIVGDYGLICITRAGNDAQKFIYESDVLWKHQNNIHLVNEWITNDISSTKIRRALRRGQSIRYLVPDLVQEYIEKHSLYSSESEERNVGVILAPLQRKTAEADT, from the exons ATGGAAAACTCAGAGAAGACAGAAGTGGTTCTCCTTGCTTGTGGTTCCTTTAATCCTATCACCAATATGCACCTCAGGCTGTTTGAGCTGGCCAAGGACTACATGAATGGAACAG GGAAATATGAAGTTATCAAAGGCATAATTTCTCCCGTCGGCGATGCATATAAGAAGAAAGGACTCATCTCTGCCCATCACCGAGTTATCATGGCAGAACTCGCCaccaaaaactcaaaatggttgGAAGTTGATACATGGGAAAGTCTTCAACAGGATTGGATAGAGACTGCCACGGTGCTAAG ACACCATCAAGAGAAGCTGGAAGCCAGTAGCTGTGATCAGCAGCAGGACTCACCTGTACTGGAAAGGCCTGGACGGAAGAGGAAGTGGGCTGAACAAAGACAAGATTTTAGTCAAAAGAAATCACtagagcaaacaaaaacaaaag gtGTGCCAAAGGTGAAGTTGCTGTGTGGAGCAGATCTCTTGGAGTCCTTTGGTGTGCCCAATCTATGGAAGGGTGAGGATATCGCCAAAATCGTGGGAGACTATGGGCTTATATGTATTACTCGGGCTGGAAATGATGCTCAGAAATTCATCTATGAATCCGATGTGCTGTGGAAACACCAGAACAACATTCACCTGGTGAATGAATGGATCACCAATGACATCTCATCCACAAAGATCCGGCGAGCCCTCAGAAGGGGCCAGAGCATTCGCTACTTGGTACCAGACCTTGTCCAGGAATATATTGAGAAGCATAGTTTGTATAGCTCCGAGAGTGAGGAGAGGAATGTTGGGGTGATCCTAGCTCCTTTGCAGAGAAAAACTGCAGAAGCTGACACATGA